The following coding sequences are from one Lolium rigidum isolate FL_2022 chromosome 6, APGP_CSIRO_Lrig_0.1, whole genome shotgun sequence window:
- the LOC124668456 gene encoding protein LATERAL ORGAN BOUNDARIES-like, producing MASPSSTGNSAVSVVVAAPTTPGAGAPCAACKFLRRKCLPGCVFAPYFPPEEPQKFANVHKVFGASNVTKLLNELPPHQREDAVSSLAYEAEARVKDPVYGCVGAISVLQRQVHRLQKELDAAHTELLRYACGELGAIPTALPVVTAGAPTSARLAAAAMPCPSQLAASMYGGGGLRRLGLVDAMVSQPPPAAGCYYNMRNSNNVGGSIGADVAPVQIPYASMANWAVNAISATTTTSGSESIGMDHHKEGGDSSM from the coding sequence ATGGCATCCCCGTCCAGCACCGGCAACTCCGCAGTCTCTGTGGTGGTCGCGGCGCCGACGACACCTGGGGCGGGGGCGCCGTGCGCGGCGTGCAAGTTCCTGCGGCGCAAGTGCCTCCCCGGCTGCGTGTTCGCGCCCTACTTCCCGCCCGAGGAACCGCAGAAGTTTGCCAACGTCCACAAGGTGTTCGGGGCCAGCAACGTGACCAAGCTGCTCAACGAGCTGCCGCCGCACCAGAGGGAGGACGCCGTGAGCTCGCTCGCCTACGAGGCAGAGGCCCGCGTCAAGGATCCCGTCTACGGCTGCGTCGGCGCCATCTCCGTGCTCCAGCGCCAGGTACACCGCCTCCAGAAGGAGCTCGACGCCGCGCACACAGAGCTCCTCCGCTACGCCTGCGGCGAGCTCGGCGCCATCCCCACCGCGCTGCCCGTTGTCACCGCCGGCGCCCCCACCAGCGCCAGGCTCGCAGCCGCTGCAATGCCATGCCCCAGCCAGCTCGCCGCGAGCATGtacggcggtggcggcctccggaGGCTCGGGCTGGTCGACGCGATGGTGTCGCAGCCACCTCCTGCCGCCGGTTgctactacaatatgcggaacagcaACAACGTCGGTGGCAGCATCGGCGCTGACGTCGCGCCCGTGCAGATCCCATACGCCTCCATGGCTAATTGGGCGGTGAACGCCAttagcgccaccaccaccacctcaggaTCAGAGAGCATTGGGATGGATCATCACAAGGAGGGAGGAGACAGCAGCATGTGA